The Bdellovibrionales bacterium region AAAATGATCGATGATTTGTTGGCGAGGTTTTAGGTTTTCCATAGAGCTTCCATTCCGTTCAACCGCTTCTCGATCGTCGAAAGGCCTTCGATTTTTCGATGAAAGTCCTGTTGCGATTCGATGTGCAGCTTAACTTCAAGGAATCCCCGATCTCCTTGGCGGATCCACTGGGCCTGAGTTCGAGTTGGGCCAAGGGAGCTCACGTACTTGGCGGTGCTTTTCCTGGTCTTTTGCCATCACCTTTGGATATCTCATTGCTTTGAGCGAAGAAGCCCAATCAACTTCAGATTTTGGCATGAGATCTTCCACAGGCACATCCATGAGGGCCAACTCGATCTGTCCACTCTAAAACTTGGATTCCCAAATTTTTTGAGAGAACAGAGTGCCCTATTGCCAGGAGTACGAGTGCAAAGGCTTCAGGATTTGACACCGAACGCAATGGAGAAAGATCTTGGGCGCCAACCTGCTTTTGGGTGCACCAGTCCTGAAAGGCCCGGGGAGTCAGAACCAATTTCTCGAGAGTGACTTCTAATTCCCGATTCCAGCGCAACTGATAGGTGGGCCAAAGCTGTTCGAGGCACTCCCTCCACTCAGAAAGGAGTTTGATTCGGCTCCAAAGACGAGCGATCTCGGGCAAACTCAAATGAGGATGGCAGGCCCTCACTGCCTCCAAAGGCGTCGCAGCGACTTTGTATGTCGAGAGCTTCGTGAGCAGACGTATTGAAATGTTCAAATCCGACAATGAGTTCCCTCTTCCAACAGAGAATTGGTAGCGCAGGGCTCCAAACCTTCAGAGGCTCAAAATCCCAGTTATTATCGCATTGCAAAAGAGGACGAAACTTCATCCGTCTCGGTTACCATGAATTTGGGAAGTAGTCGACTGGACAATCTCAATGGTATACCTATTGGCTATGGCGGACTGGAGAACTCGCGCTGAAATATCTGCAGATGTTGTTTTTTTTTCCCCTACGCGGCTCGCGAGGCGGAGAAACGTGCCGAAGAGGTTTATGTTTGGGATCTAGATAAGACCTATCTGGATACCCGATTCGAGACCTTGGGTGGGATTTGGCAGACAGCGATGGAGAAGGCTTTTCAGAAAAAGAATATTCCTGGGACGGGAGCACTTGGCCGTGCCCTGAAAAAAGCATTCTGAAGAGGCAATTGAAAAATCAAAGCGGGAATTTGCCATCTACTTCATTACGGCTTCGCCTCCGCAGTTGGAACGTAAAATTTATGAGAAGATGGTTTTGATGGAATCTATCCTTTTTGGTATTTATTTTAAAGATAATCTGAAGAATCTTCATCCGAGACGCTGGTGGCGTCTCACTCAACAGGTCGGTTATAAGATTCAAGCTCTCCTTTTACTTCGCCTTCGATTTAAGTCGGATGTTCGTTTTATCATGTGGGGAGATGACAGTGAGTCCGATGCTGTTGTCTATGCTTTGTTTTCTGACATCTGTTCTCGTCGAATGGAAGGGGATCAATTGAGAGAGACCCTCAAGTCTTTGTCCGTCGTGGGAGAGCAAATGGATTCAATTGTCGATCTGCAGCAACGGATTGCGCAGGGGGATCCCGTCGAGAAGGTTTACATCAATCTGGCTGAAGACACAGACGCTGATTATTATCTGAAATTTGGAAGGCGAACGCTGCCGACCTACAGCAGTTTTCAAACGGCTGTGGACTTGTTTCAAGATCGGCGTCTTTCGGGAGAACTGGTTGTAACCGTGGCTCAAAACCTCGTGACCAATTTCGGATATACCCACGAAGAGCTTGCACGGTATCTGGATGATTTGGTTCGACGTCAACGGATCGGTGCAGAATCCCTAGCGGATCTCTTGTCGGTTCTCCAGAGCTATGGTCTTATTCACAAGAAGTGGACTCCTCCATCGCTCCGAAATCAGTAACGGAGCGGGTAGGAGATACGGTCATTGCATTGGAAGGCAGCTATGAACCTTGGGTTCCTGAGAGAATCGACTATCTTCATGACTATCGCTGACTTGTTTTGGGAAAAATTGTGATCATTCAAAAGTCAGCGGAAAAGATCGAGTGATGGGTTGGCCTTTGAATGCTTGAAAAGGAGTGTTTCTAAAAACACTTAATAAGCAGTTGAGGAGTTGCTGATTTTCAATTGTTGTCTGTAGTACCTTTACCTCATCAATTTTTCCACGTGGATCGATGGTGAAACTGATCACTACCTGGCCATTTACGGGACCTGTTTCCCGAATAGAATTGGCCTGGCATTTTTGGAATTGGCTCTTTTGGTTCACGATCGTATCTTCGATGTAGGAATTTGTGAGAGTATCTGGAATAGAGTTCGTCACCGTCGAGGACGGGGAGGGCTTCTTTTGTTGGATTAGGTGCAGCTGGCTGAGGTGTCGCTTCTTCACCTTCAAGGCTGTCATTTGGATTTTCAGCCTTCGATTCCTCCGGATTAGATTTAACTCACGTCGCGCGATTCCGATCTCAGAACTTTTAAAGATGAGTTCGAATTCTTTCTTTTTTGGACGAAAGGAAGGGGAGAAAAGTTGGCGGTCCTTGACGATAAAGAGTTTTCCCTTTGTCCCGTCACGAAGGAGTTCGAAGTCACCAAATAAAATGGTTAGATAAATAGGAGAATTCGTATCGTTTGGATTCCAAAGCTCAATGATTGCCTTCGTATTTTCCAATAGCCTTAGTTCTGTTCCATTTGGAAAGTTCAGGGAAAGAGATGACTTTTTATCGACCAGGAGCTGATCCTGGTGGTGAATCGACCCTGATTTTAATAAACGGGTGTTGCGAGGTCTTCCGTGAAATCGACGCCAAACCCGATCTCCTTCGGATAAGGTGTATTTGGCGACCTCGGCGCCCAATTCACTCTGTTTTTCTGGATGAAAATATCGGGCCATAAACTGGCTAAAATCAGGAGTGAACGAAACAACAGAGAGCCCGATGATTGCGCAACACACAAAAATAAGGTGGCAGGATGACGAAGCATGATCGAAGCATAGCACTGTCCGAGAAGTCTTCAATAATCAAAGTTTTGTGTTCTGTCCTGCGGAATCAAAAAAATACTATTTATCGCCTTTGTCAGCTTTATCGGCAGGAGTGGGCTGAACTTTCGAAGTATCAGTGGCCGGCTTTGCTGTATCCTTGCTTGTGGATTGATCAGCAGGTGTCGGCGTTGCAACAGCTGCCGGAAGTTCTGGATTGGAAGGAGCTGTTTGAGAAGCTGGTGGAGGGACGTATTTATCCATCAAACTTTTTTGGGGCTTGGAAGTCAGATAGGCCAAGCCCAGGCAAGTTACCGCAAACATAATGGCCGTAGAACGGGTCATTTTGGTTAGAAAGTCGGCTCCACCTGTTGATCCAAACAGGCTATTGGATCCACTTCCACCGCCAAAAACCCCTGCGGCGCCACCCTTGGAGTCTTGAAGAAGAACAAAGATGATGAGTACCAAAGCAATAAATAAGTGAACGACGGTGATGAATGCTAACATAAATGAGGCGCCTCCAAGGCCCCGGAGTATAGGGGAGGCCATTTTGATCGTCATCTAAATTTTATGAATTTTTATTGGATTGTTCCCGCATATTCTATGCCATCTATCTATTAGTCTATTAGTTTATGTCAGAGGGGGTGGAGTCCAAGGCTCTTTTTCTTTTTGAAAATTCAAACGGCAACAGATTCCAGATCTTCCTTTTTATTGGAATTATAGGCACTTAGAACAAGGCTGAGGCTGTGTCCGATGATTTCTACAAATCGAATTTCGTTGTCAGAGAGTCTCTTTTTTTCGGCGGGCAACCGGAGCGAAAGGCTCCATAGATTTTATGGTTTTGATACAAGGGGCAGACGACGAGGGAACTAAAATTGACGGATTTAAGGCTTTCTCTGATGGCTTTGAGTTCTGAGCTCATATCAATGTTTTCGATCGCGAGGAGAGCACCGGTCTGCCAGACGTGGATAATTTCTGGATACTTGTTGAGATCCAACTTAATTCCGGTTGCATCTCTGGAATCATGGGAAGCGATGACCTCGCCTTCCTTATGATTGTGAACCTTGATAATAGAGCAGCGAACCCCATCTAGTTTCATCGCAGCCATTCGGGTTAGGTTGAAGAGTTTATCGGCCAAGGGGTCGGCTGCATTGGCGGTTCTTAAGACCAGGTCTGTCAGATAGAGCAAAAGAGTTCCTTCTTCGACGGATTTATCTTTATTGGGATTGAGTTCCTGGATTGTTCGAGTTTTGCGCAGATGAAAAATCAACCGATGCAGGACATCTTCGTACAGAAAGGGTTTGATGATGTAATCGCTGGCCCCCAGTTGGAGCGATTTCTCGACATTGCTTTTTATGTTGTGCCCCGACATAACGATGATCTGAGGGAGAGAAGATCTGCCGACTTTGGATTCTCCCCTGATTTTTTCCAAAATTTCGTAGGCGTTTCCCTCTGGAAGCATGAGATCAATTAATACCATGCGAGGTTTCCAGGTATTGATCTCATTCAGGACATCAGTTCCCTTTTCGACCTTGTGTACTTCGAAATTGCATTCCGCAAGGAAATCGCCAAGTCTTCGGCTCAATTGCCGATCATCATCGGCGATCAGAATTTTGATTTTTTCGAAACAGCCATATATATCGCCTATCGGTCATATTGAACTGGTGCGTAAGGGAGTGATAAATCAAATACACTATCAGTCGAATGTATCGCATAGCGGCAAGACCAAAAGAGCAGGATAATGTCTTTATTGTAAGTGACTTTTGAAGTTCGACCGGAGAGAAGGAAATATGGCGTTTGTAGTCTTTGAAGGCTTGGATGGAGCCGGGAAATCAACTCTAATTCGTGGTCTGGAGAGTCACCTGCAGACCTTGGGCCTGCCTTCGGTGGTGACTCGTGAGCCGGGAGGAACACCTCTGGGCGAGGAGATTCGGACACAGTTGTTGCGAATCGAGGGGGATACTCCGGTTCCTCGGGCGGAGCTTCTTCTGTATCAGGCTGCGCGGGCCCAACATGTGGACCGGGTCATTCGTCCCCAGTTGGCTCAAGGGGTGTGGGTCCTGTGCGACCGTTTTACTGAAAGCACGATGGCCTTTCAGGTCGGGGGACGGAGCATGAACGAAGCCGCGGTGAAGTGGCTCAATCATTATGCGAGTGACGGGGTCTGTGCAGATCTGGTTGTCTTACTCGATATTCCAGTTGAAAACTCTCTCGAAAGGATATCCAGGCGCGAGCAAGAAAGTGGTCAAACGAAGGATCGGTTTGAAAGGGAAGCGCAGCTGTTTCACCAGAAGGTGAGGAACAATTATTTGGATCAATCTAAAGCGGAACCTAAAAGATGGTTGGTCCTCGATGGTCGTAGCGCGTCCGATATTTTGTTGGCTCAATTGATTCTAAACTTGGAGAAAAAGGGATGGCTCGACTTTTCAACCAATTAGTGGGCCATCAAACAGCTCAAGATCGTTTGCTTTCCGCTGTTGAAATCGATCGACTTTCACCGACGCTGTTATTGGTGGGGCCAGCCGGTATCGGCAAGAAGTTGTTTGCAAGGTCAATGGCTCAGGCGCTTGTTTGCGAAGTTGATCGGCGGGGTTGTGGAGAGTGTCCTTCGTGCAGACGAATAGAAAAGGGAGAATCAGAGGCCTTGCTTCATATTTCTCCAAGCGGAACACAAATCAAGATTGAGCAATCGCATGAAATTCTTCGTTTCTTGAACTTGCGGGCCTGGGGTCGAGCTCGAGTTATTATTATTGAAGAGGCTCACCGCCTGAACGTGCAAGCAGCCAACGCTTTACTAAAAGCTCTCGAAGAGCCTCAGGAAGGCACCTATTTTGTACTGACAGCTGTGAGTGCCTACAGTGTTTTGTCCACCATTCGGTCACGGTCTCAGATTGTGCGAATGGCTCCTTTGTCGCGCGCAGACTTGGGACAGGTTCCTGGTATTGAGGATTGGATGAAGGCGTCCTGTATGGGTCGTCTCGATGTTCTTAACCAGCTCCGTGAACCAGAGGTCATCACACAGCGCCAGGCCACTCTTCAGTTGTGGTCGCAATTGGGAGAAAAGGCTCCCTTCGAAATGGCACGTGAGATGATGGAAATTGGAAAGGATCAAGAGGAGGGTCTTCGAAGCAGTCAGTGGGCTCGTCAATTGATTCGAGATGCCCTCTTTAAAAGGGAGGGATTGGTTCCTTTCATTCATTCAGATTCTCTGCCAGAGATTGACAAAATGTCACGACTGGATCCAAGGATTCTGCATTGGCTCCATGGTGAGTTATTGGAAATCGAAGAGGGCATTCAGAGAAATTGGGATCGTCATTTGACTTGGGATGCCTTTTTCGTTCGGGCCAATGAAGCCATGAATGCAACAAAAGAAAGTGAGTAAAACATTGGAAGTCACTGAACGCTGGATCGATGTTCATAGCCATCTCATTTTTTAGAAATGAGCCCGCAGGGAAGCACTGGCCCATGGGCGCTCGGTCGGGGTAGAAAGGGTCATTACGATTGGGACCACACCCGAGGACCACGAGGTCGTCCTGGCTTTGGCAAATACTTTGGGTCCCGAGGTTTACTGCACCTTAGGAGTTCATCCCCACGAGGCCATTCTATACAATGAGGAAGTTGGACAGAATATGCGATCTCACCTCCAGCAGGACAAGGTTTTGGCTGTCGGCGAGATAGGTCTTGATTAGCATTATGAACATGCCCCACGTGAGATTCAGCGCGAGGCCTTTCGATCCCAGTTGCAGATCGCTCTCGAGACAAACATGCAGGTGGAGATCCAT contains the following coding sequences:
- the tmk gene encoding dTMP kinase, whose amino-acid sequence is MAFVVFEGLDGAGKSTLIRGLESHLQTLGLPSVVTREPGGTPLGEEIRTQLLRIEGDTPVPRAELLLYQAARAQHVDRVIRPQLAQGVWVLCDRFTESTMAFQVGGRSMNEAAVKWLNHYASDGVCADLVVLLDIPVENSLERISRREQESGQTKDRFEREAQLFHQKVRNNYLDQSKAEPKRWLVLDGRSASDILLAQLILNLEKKGWLDFSTN
- a CDS encoding response regulator, encoding MSRRLGDFLAECNFEVHKVEKGTDVLNEINTWKPRMVLIDLMLPEGNAYEILEKIRGESKVGRSSLPQIIVMSGHNIKSNVEKSLQLGASDYIIKPFLYEDVLHRLIFHLRKTRTIQELNPNKDKSVEEGTLLLYLTDLVLRTANAADPLADKLFNLTRMAAMKLDGVRCSIIKVHNHKEGEVIASHDSRDATGIKLDLNKYPEIIHVWQTGALLAIENIDMSSELKAIRESLKSVNFSSLVVCPLYQNHKIYGAFRSGCPPKKRDSLTTKFDL
- a CDS encoding DNA polymerase III subunit, producing the protein MARLFNQLVGHQTAQDRLLSAVEIDRLSPTLLLVGPAGIGKKLFARSMAQALVCEVDRRGCGECPSCRRIEKGESEALLHISPSGTQIKIEQSHEILRFLNLRAWGRARVIIIEEAHRLNVQAANALLKALEEPQEGTYFVLTAVSAYSVLSTIRSRSQIVRMAPLSRADLGQVPGIEDWMKASCMGRLDVLNQLREPEVITQRQATLQLWSQLGEKAPFEMAREMMEIGKDQEEGLRSSQWARQLIRDALFKREGLVPFIHSDSLPEIDKMSRLDPRILHWLHGELLEIEEGIQRNWDRHLTWDAFFVRANEAMNATKESE
- the secG gene encoding preprotein translocase subunit SecG, producing MLAFITVVHLFIALVLIIFVLLQDSKGGAAGVFGGGSGSNSLFGSTGGADFLTKMTRSTAIMFAVTCLGLAYLTSKPQKSLMDKYVPPPASQTAPSNPELPAAVATPTPADQSTSKDTAKPATDTSKVQPTPADKADKGDK
- a CDS encoding AgmX/PglI C-terminal domain-containing protein, encoding MLCFDHASSSCHLIFVCCAIIGLSVVSFTPDFSQFMARYFHPEKQSELGAEVAKYTLSEGDRVWRRFHGRPRNTRLLKSGSIHHQDQLLVDKKSSLSLNFPNGTELRLLENTKAIIELWNPNDTNSPIYLTILFGDFELLRDGTKGKLFIVKDRQLFSPSFRPKKKEFELIFKSSEIGIARRELNLIRRNRRLKIQMTALKVKKRHLSQLHLIQQKKPSPSSTVTNSIPDTLTNSYIEDTIVNQKSQFQKCQANSIRETGPVNGQVVISFTIDPRGKIDEVKVLQTTIENQQLLNCLLSVFRNTPFQAFKGQPITRSFPLTFE